One genomic segment of Gossypium arboreum isolate Shixiya-1 chromosome 3, ASM2569848v2, whole genome shotgun sequence includes these proteins:
- the LOC108463882 gene encoding F-box protein At1g67340 produces MRTRRGLCYPRADVCVDKIVVKRRDFTGYNMACRKRQRFSPVIAGNSDLFDALPDDLVISILSKLSSSASCPSDFINVLITCKRLNSFALQPLVLSKASSKLLAIKAENWSESAHRFLKCCADAGNVEACYTLGMIRFYCLQNRGSGASLMAKAAISSHAPALYSLAVIQFNGSGGSKNDKDLRAGVALCARAAFLGHIDALRELGHCLQDGYGVRQNITEGRRFLVQANARELAAGLSSASVSNIATCSWLTWSPHPIPHPTNRHPNVPGCPLLSDFGCNVPAPEAHPANKFLTDWFGSRDGIPGPGLRLCSHVGCGRPETRKHEFRRCSVCGAVNYCSRACQALDWKLRHKAECAPVERWLDEEGVGGDGMDEVIGES; encoded by the exons ATGAGAACAAGGAGAGGTCTTTGTTATCCTAGAGCCGATGTTTGTGTTGATAAGATAGTAGTTAAACGGAGAGATTTCACCGGATATAATATGGCTTGCCGGAAACGCCAAAGATTCTCGCCGGTGATTGCCGGAAACAGTGATTTGTTTGATGCTTTACCCGATGATCTTGTCATTTCTATACTCTCCAAGCTTAGCTCTTCCGCCTCTTGCCCTTCCGATTTCATCAACGTTTTGATTAC ATGCAAGAGATTAAATAGTTTTGCACTTCAACCTTTGGTATTATCAAAAGCCTCTTCAAAATTGTTAGCCATTAAAGCTGAAAACTGGTCGGAGTCAGCTCACAGATTCTTAAAGTGTTGTGCCGATGCCGGGAATGTTGAAGCTTGTTACACCCTCGGCATG ATTCGGTTCTACTGTTTGCAAAATCGAGGGAGTGGGGCTTCTCTTATGGCTAAGGCGGCGATTAGTTCTCACGCGCCGGCGCTTTACTCCTTAGCTGTAATTCAGTTCAACGGCAGCGGTGGCTCTAAGAACGATAAGGACCTTAGAGCCGGTGTGGCTTTGTGCGCCCGGGCTGCTTTTCTTGGCCACATAGATGCTTTGCGTGAGCTCGGTCACTGCCTGCAGGACGGGTACGGCGTCCGACAAAACATCACCGAGGGTCGTCGGTTTCTCGTCCAAGCCAACGCCCGAGAGCTTGCGGCGGGTTTATCATCAGCATCTGTTTCAAATATCGCTACGTGCTCTTGGCTCACCTGGAGCCCCCACCCGATCCCCCACCCGACCAACCGTCATCCGAACGTGCCGGGATGCCCGTTGCTGAGTGATTTTGGATGCAATGTACCGGCACCGGAGGCTCACCCGGCGAACAAGTTCTTAACGGATTGGTTCGGCTCTCGGGACGGGATTCCCGGCCCGGGTTTGAGGCTATGCTCGCACGTTGGTTGTGGGAGGCCGGAGACGAGAAAACACGAGTTCCGCCGGTGTTCGGTTTGTGGTGCCGTGAATTACTGTTCACGCGCTTGCCAGGCGCTCGATTGGAAACTACGCCACAAAGCCGAGTGCGCGCCGGTCGAGCGGTGGCTGGACGAAGAAGGTGTTGGTGGCGACGGAATGGATGAAGTCATTGGCGAAAGCTAA